From a region of the Lactuca sativa cultivar Salinas chromosome 4, Lsat_Salinas_v11, whole genome shotgun sequence genome:
- the LOC111908599 gene encoding RNA polymerase II degradation factor 1 isoform X2 — MVSGSRIEGGNGTQNLSAGVRRTIQSIKEIVGDHSDADIYSALKEANMDPNETTQKLLNQDPFHEVKRKRDKKKEVTPFKAPVPIKPRKPTEQPVQEIKPNTYPERNPRRPGYNWNNAPDTRVSRQFRVVRDNRINQNRHRDMKPPAKPSVAVPTKEPQISNVSEKSSSETLKNPEQNSSQSQNIPLDSSLPKQVKTVSSSGKRPVVSNVMPPVQQATKTHDSQQSSVTSPNSSVVGVYSSSSDPVHIPSLASRPAANVGAIKREVGAVGVRPRHTSSENSQSGREGQFRSFPAISKTEQPSHSNVSESVPIVSAGSGSGSGRSFNNQYSSRPHQQLVTHQKAPQANKEWKPKTSQKPSVTEVGVIGTPKKTTSTLANSSKDMTTESDKLPNSSTTHEDQNVIIAAHIRVSETDRIRLTFGSLGIEDSPQNSGFQSVEVSHAEQPIMASLSASSSPVSSDEPSGGTHVESVDEPVPSSGSVSPVSEQQSNERLESSSSQNMENYTNIRLVRQNSPSYAPSEPHQQQPTPSELPSFSAYDPQTGYDISYFRPATDESVRGQVLQVPQEGFTSHVANTIPATTIPMVQQQQQQQQQQQQQQAQVAQMYPQVHLPHFANLMPYRQFLSPVYVPPMVMPGYSNNPTYSPHPHPHPHPHPSSGSSYLLMPGVNPPPHVNANGMKYAIPQYKSLQAGSPTGFGNFTSPNGYALNTPGVVGSASGIDDSARLKYKDGNVYVPNPQAETSELWMNPRDIPSLQSASYYNMAGQTPHGAYLPSHTAHASFNAAGQSSHMQFPGLYHPQQPGAIASPHHMGGNVGVGVAAGAPGTQVGGYQQPQLGQMSWTGNF, encoded by the exons ATGGTCTCTGGTTCGCGAATCGAAGGGGGGAACGGGACACAGAATTTATCAGCTGGTGTTCGTAGAACGATTCAATCGATCAAAGAAATCGTTGGTGATCATTCGGATGCTGATATTTACTCTGCCCTTAAAGAGGCCAATATGGATCCTAACGAGACTACTCAGAAATTGTTAAATCAAG ATCCATTTCATGAAGTTAAGAGGAAAAGAGATAAAAAGAAGGAG GTTACACCATTCAAGGCTCCTGTGCCTATAAAACCAAGAAAGCCCACTGAACAACCAGTTCAAGAGATAAAGCCCAATACATACCCAGAACGTAACCCTAGAAGGCCAGGCTATAATTGGAATAATGCACCTG ATACAAGAGTAAGTAGACAGTTTCGTGTTGTGAGAGACAACAGAATCAATCAAAACAGACATAGAGATATGAAGCCTCCTGCTAAACCCTCAGTAGCTGTCCCCACTAAAGAGCCACAAATCTCAAACGTGTCTGAAAAGAG TTCCTCAGAGACTTTGAAAAATCCAGAGCAAAATTCTTCTCAATCCCAAAACATTCCACTTGATTCTTCACTCCCCAAACAAGTAAAAACTGTTAGTTCAAGTGGTAAGAGACCTGTAGTTTCTAATGTGATGCCACCTGTCCAACAAGCAACAAAAACACATGATTCACAACAATCTTCTGTGACATCACCAAACAGTTCAGTAGTAGGAGTGTATTCTTCTTCTTCAGACCCTGTTCATATCCCCTCTCTTGCATCCAGACCAGCTGCAAATGTTGGTGCCATAAAACGTGAAGTAGGGGCAGTTGGTGTAAGGCCACGTCACACATCTTCTGAAAACTCTCAATCAGGAAGAGAGGGGCAATTTAGGTCTTTTCCTGCCATTTCTAAGACTGAACAACCATCTCACTCAAATGTCTCTGAATCAGTGCCTATTGTATCTGCTGGAAGTGGAAGTGGAAGCGGAAGATCCTTCAATAATCAGTATAGTAGCAGACCACATCAACAACTTGTTACTCATCAGAAAG CCCCTCAAGCAAATAAGGAATGGAAACCAAAAACAAGTCAAAAACCAAGTGTTACTGAAGTGGGAGTTATTGGAACACCAAAAAAGACCACATCTACCCTTGCCAATAGTTCCAAGGACATGACCACAGAATCGGATAAATTACCAAATTCAAGCACAACACACGAGGATCAAAACGTCATTATCGCAGCACATATCCGTGTTTCCGAAACCGACCGTATTCGCCTCACTTTTGGCAGCCTCGGAATCGAGGATTCCCCCCAGAATTCTGGATTCCAAAGTGTTGAAGTGTCGCATGCTGAACAACCTATTATGGCAAg TTTATCCGCCAGCTCATCACCAGTCTCTTCAGACGAACCATCTGGTGGGACCCACGTCGAGTCGGTAGACGAACCTGTCCCAAGTTCCGGTTCTGTTTCTCCCGTTTCAGAACAACAATCGAATGAAAGACTGGAGTCTTCAAGTTCACAAAACATGGAAAATTACACAAATATTAGGCTTGTGAGACAGAACAGCCCTTCATATGCACCTTCAGAGCCACATCAGCAGCAACCAACCCCTTCAGAATTGCCAAGTTTTTCA GCGTATGATCCTCAAACTGGATATGATATATCGTATTTCAGACCAGCTACTGATGAATCAGTCAGGGGTCAGGTGCTTCAAGTCCCTCAAGAG GGATTTACTTCTCATGTGGCTAACACCATTCCTGCAACCACAATTCCCATGgtacaacaacagcaacaacaacaacaacaacaacaacaacaacaagcacAAGTGGCCCAAATGTATCCGCAAGTTCATCTTCCTCACTTTGCTAATCTCATGCCATATCGCCAATTCCTTTCCCCTGTTTATGTCCCACCAATGGTGATGCCGGGGTACTCTAACAACCCTACATACTCCCCCCACCctcacccccacccccacccccacccctcTAGTGGTAGTAGCTACCTTCTCATGCCTGGGGTCAACCCTCCTCCTCATGTAAATGCAAACGGAATGAAATACGCGATTCCACAGTATAAATCTCTCCAAGCTGGCAGCCCTACTGGATTCGGGAACTTTACTAGTCCTAATGGCTACGCGTTGAACACTCCTGGAGTTGTCGGAAGTGCCTCCGGAATTGATGATTCTGCCCGGCTTAAGTACAAAGATGGGAATGTTTATGTCCCAAATCCTCAG GCGGAGACATCTGAACTTTGGATGAATCCAAGGGACATTCCGAGTCTACAATCAGCATCATACTACAACATGGCGGGACAAACGCCACATGGCGCGTATCTACCTTCACACACTGCACACGCTTCATTTAATGCAGCGGGACAATCTTCTCACATGCAATTCCCGGGGTTATACCACCCGCAACAACCGGGTGCTATTGCCAGCCCCCACCATATGGGCGGCAATGTTGGTGTTGGAGTGGCGGCAGGGGCTCCCGGAACCCAAGTTGGTGGTTATCAGCAACCGCAGTTAGGTCAAATGAGTTGGACAGGGAACTTTTGA
- the LOC111908599 gene encoding RNA polymerase II degradation factor 1 isoform X1 has translation MVSGSRIEGGNGTQNLSAGVRRTIQSIKEIVGDHSDADIYSALKEANMDPNETTQKLLNQDPFHEVKRKRDKKKEVTPFKAPVPIKPRKPTEQPVQEIKPNTYPERNPRRPGYNWNNAPDTRVSRQFRVVRDNRINQNRHRDMKPPAKPSVAVPTKEPQISNVSEKSSSETLKNPEQNSSQSQNIPLDSSLPKQVKTVSSSGKRPVVSNVMPPVQQATKTHDSQQSSVTSPNSSVVGVYSSSSDPVHIPSLASRPAANVGAIKREVGAVGVRPRHTSSENSQSGREGQFRSFPAISKTEQPSHSNVSESVPIVSAGSGSGSGRSFNNQYSSRPHQQLVTHQKAPQANKEWKPKTSQKPSVTEVGVIGTPKKTTSTLANSSKDMTTESDKLPNSSTTHEDQNVIIAAHIRVSETDRIRLTFGSLGIEDSPQNSGFQSVEVSHAEQPIMASLSASSSPVSSDEPSGGTHVESVDEPVPSSGSVSPVSEQQSNERLESSSSQNMENYTNIRLVRQNSPSYAPSEPHQQQPTPSELPSFSQAYDPQTGYDISYFRPATDESVRGQVLQVPQEGFTSHVANTIPATTIPMVQQQQQQQQQQQQQQAQVAQMYPQVHLPHFANLMPYRQFLSPVYVPPMVMPGYSNNPTYSPHPHPHPHPHPSSGSSYLLMPGVNPPPHVNANGMKYAIPQYKSLQAGSPTGFGNFTSPNGYALNTPGVVGSASGIDDSARLKYKDGNVYVPNPQAETSELWMNPRDIPSLQSASYYNMAGQTPHGAYLPSHTAHASFNAAGQSSHMQFPGLYHPQQPGAIASPHHMGGNVGVGVAAGAPGTQVGGYQQPQLGQMSWTGNF, from the exons ATGGTCTCTGGTTCGCGAATCGAAGGGGGGAACGGGACACAGAATTTATCAGCTGGTGTTCGTAGAACGATTCAATCGATCAAAGAAATCGTTGGTGATCATTCGGATGCTGATATTTACTCTGCCCTTAAAGAGGCCAATATGGATCCTAACGAGACTACTCAGAAATTGTTAAATCAAG ATCCATTTCATGAAGTTAAGAGGAAAAGAGATAAAAAGAAGGAG GTTACACCATTCAAGGCTCCTGTGCCTATAAAACCAAGAAAGCCCACTGAACAACCAGTTCAAGAGATAAAGCCCAATACATACCCAGAACGTAACCCTAGAAGGCCAGGCTATAATTGGAATAATGCACCTG ATACAAGAGTAAGTAGACAGTTTCGTGTTGTGAGAGACAACAGAATCAATCAAAACAGACATAGAGATATGAAGCCTCCTGCTAAACCCTCAGTAGCTGTCCCCACTAAAGAGCCACAAATCTCAAACGTGTCTGAAAAGAG TTCCTCAGAGACTTTGAAAAATCCAGAGCAAAATTCTTCTCAATCCCAAAACATTCCACTTGATTCTTCACTCCCCAAACAAGTAAAAACTGTTAGTTCAAGTGGTAAGAGACCTGTAGTTTCTAATGTGATGCCACCTGTCCAACAAGCAACAAAAACACATGATTCACAACAATCTTCTGTGACATCACCAAACAGTTCAGTAGTAGGAGTGTATTCTTCTTCTTCAGACCCTGTTCATATCCCCTCTCTTGCATCCAGACCAGCTGCAAATGTTGGTGCCATAAAACGTGAAGTAGGGGCAGTTGGTGTAAGGCCACGTCACACATCTTCTGAAAACTCTCAATCAGGAAGAGAGGGGCAATTTAGGTCTTTTCCTGCCATTTCTAAGACTGAACAACCATCTCACTCAAATGTCTCTGAATCAGTGCCTATTGTATCTGCTGGAAGTGGAAGTGGAAGCGGAAGATCCTTCAATAATCAGTATAGTAGCAGACCACATCAACAACTTGTTACTCATCAGAAAG CCCCTCAAGCAAATAAGGAATGGAAACCAAAAACAAGTCAAAAACCAAGTGTTACTGAAGTGGGAGTTATTGGAACACCAAAAAAGACCACATCTACCCTTGCCAATAGTTCCAAGGACATGACCACAGAATCGGATAAATTACCAAATTCAAGCACAACACACGAGGATCAAAACGTCATTATCGCAGCACATATCCGTGTTTCCGAAACCGACCGTATTCGCCTCACTTTTGGCAGCCTCGGAATCGAGGATTCCCCCCAGAATTCTGGATTCCAAAGTGTTGAAGTGTCGCATGCTGAACAACCTATTATGGCAAg TTTATCCGCCAGCTCATCACCAGTCTCTTCAGACGAACCATCTGGTGGGACCCACGTCGAGTCGGTAGACGAACCTGTCCCAAGTTCCGGTTCTGTTTCTCCCGTTTCAGAACAACAATCGAATGAAAGACTGGAGTCTTCAAGTTCACAAAACATGGAAAATTACACAAATATTAGGCTTGTGAGACAGAACAGCCCTTCATATGCACCTTCAGAGCCACATCAGCAGCAACCAACCCCTTCAGAATTGCCAAGTTTTTCA CAGGCGTATGATCCTCAAACTGGATATGATATATCGTATTTCAGACCAGCTACTGATGAATCAGTCAGGGGTCAGGTGCTTCAAGTCCCTCAAGAG GGATTTACTTCTCATGTGGCTAACACCATTCCTGCAACCACAATTCCCATGgtacaacaacagcaacaacaacaacaacaacaacaacaacaacaagcacAAGTGGCCCAAATGTATCCGCAAGTTCATCTTCCTCACTTTGCTAATCTCATGCCATATCGCCAATTCCTTTCCCCTGTTTATGTCCCACCAATGGTGATGCCGGGGTACTCTAACAACCCTACATACTCCCCCCACCctcacccccacccccacccccacccctcTAGTGGTAGTAGCTACCTTCTCATGCCTGGGGTCAACCCTCCTCCTCATGTAAATGCAAACGGAATGAAATACGCGATTCCACAGTATAAATCTCTCCAAGCTGGCAGCCCTACTGGATTCGGGAACTTTACTAGTCCTAATGGCTACGCGTTGAACACTCCTGGAGTTGTCGGAAGTGCCTCCGGAATTGATGATTCTGCCCGGCTTAAGTACAAAGATGGGAATGTTTATGTCCCAAATCCTCAG GCGGAGACATCTGAACTTTGGATGAATCCAAGGGACATTCCGAGTCTACAATCAGCATCATACTACAACATGGCGGGACAAACGCCACATGGCGCGTATCTACCTTCACACACTGCACACGCTTCATTTAATGCAGCGGGACAATCTTCTCACATGCAATTCCCGGGGTTATACCACCCGCAACAACCGGGTGCTATTGCCAGCCCCCACCATATGGGCGGCAATGTTGGTGTTGGAGTGGCGGCAGGGGCTCCCGGAACCCAAGTTGGTGGTTATCAGCAACCGCAGTTAGGTCAAATGAGTTGGACAGGGAACTTTTGA